The following coding sequences are from one Campylobacter sp. RM16187 window:
- a CDS encoding undecaprenyl-diphosphate phosphatase encodes MDFLQVIVLALVQGISEFLPISSSAHLVLVPKLLGWQDQGLAFDVAVHVGTLTAILFYFKDSLKKLLADFFASIMQRKKVGDSTLVWSVGFATLPVGLCGLALNDIIEQYARSGIIIAITTILFALVLFIADKNHGLKSEYDMTIKLAFIIGLAQAIALIPGVSRSGITMSAALLLGFNRTASANFSFLMSIPVILLAGLLETVKLANSPCHISWSDLILGTVISGVSAYICVKLFVVLISKMSMLPFVVYRLVLGVFLIAVFV; translated from the coding sequence ATGGATTTTTTGCAGGTTATTGTTCTTGCTCTTGTTCAAGGCATAAGCGAATTTTTGCCTATATCAAGCTCGGCACATTTGGTACTTGTACCAAAGTTGCTTGGTTGGCAAGATCAAGGCTTAGCCTTTGATGTGGCGGTTCATGTCGGAACACTAACCGCAATCTTATTTTATTTTAAAGATAGTCTCAAAAAGCTTTTGGCTGATTTTTTTGCTTCAATAATGCAGCGAAAAAAAGTTGGAGATAGTACTCTTGTCTGGTCTGTCGGCTTTGCAACATTGCCGGTAGGGCTATGCGGACTAGCTCTTAATGATATTATCGAACAGTATGCCAGAAGTGGCATTATTATCGCTATTACTACTATTTTATTTGCTTTAGTATTGTTTATCGCGGATAAAAATCACGGATTGAAAAGCGAATATGATATGACAATCAAGCTTGCATTTATCATAGGTTTGGCTCAAGCCATAGCTTTAATCCCTGGCGTTTCTCGCTCGGGCATTACTATGAGTGCAGCTTTGCTTTTAGGATTTAATAGAACCGCTAGTGCAAATTTCTCTTTTTTAATGTCCATTCCTGTTATTTTGCTTGCAGGATTGCTTGAAACCGTAAAGCTTGCAAACTCTCCTTGTCATATCTCTTGGAGTGATTTAATATTGGGGACTGTAATCAGTGGAGTTAGCGCCTATATATGCGTGAAACTTTTTGTGGTTTTAATATCAAAGATGAGTATGTTACCTTTTGTAGTATATCGCCTTGTGTTGGGCGTATTTTTAATAGCTGTTTTTGTATAG
- a CDS encoding CZB domain-containing protein, protein MNVNLLKQNANDMFVQSEEIEKISLNSNESIYSFKSLFDELHGELIKFQGETEQLYYEIFITLAKTDHIIFKFNGYDHILKADWSAMTDHFNCRLGKWYDSAGKEIFGQTTSFKKLQEPHANVHKQINNSLVAMSENKITIPQIIENFKKAEESSQILFNLFDEMLQEKLQK, encoded by the coding sequence ATGAACGTAAATTTGTTAAAACAAAATGCGAACGATATGTTTGTTCAAAGTGAAGAAATAGAAAAAATATCTTTAAATTCAAATGAAAGCATATATAGCTTTAAAAGTTTATTTGACGAACTTCATGGCGAACTTATTAAATTTCAAGGCGAAACAGAGCAGCTATACTATGAAATTTTCATAACTCTAGCAAAAACAGACCATATAATTTTTAAATTCAATGGATACGACCACATTCTTAAGGCTGATTGGTCGGCAATGACAGATCATTTTAATTGTAGGCTTGGTAAATGGTACGATAGTGCCGGCAAAGAGATTTTTGGGCAAACCACATCATTTAAAAAGCTTCAAGAGCCTCACGCAAATGTCCATAAGCAGATAAACAACTCTTTAGTTGCGATGAGTGAAAATAAGATTACAATCCCTCAAATTATAGAAAATTTCAAAAAAGCCGAAGAGTCTTCTCAAATTCTATTTAATCTATTTGACGAGATGCTTCAAGAAAAACTACAAAAATAA